The genomic stretch CTTCAGCAAGCCTCTTCGCCTCGTCGTTGATGATGCCGAGTTGCAGCCAGATAGCCCTGGGCTTTAACTTTACGGCTTGCTCCACGTAGGGCAGTACTTTTTCCGACCGCATAAAGATATCGACCACGTCGACCTTCTCAGGTATCTCTGATAGGGTTTTGTACGATTTGCGCCCCAGTATCTCCTCGTAGCCGGGGTTCACCGGAATCACACTGTAGCCGTGCGCAAGAAGATAGTTTGCCACTCTGTTGCTTGCCTTTTCCGTGTCTGGAGAAAGGCCGACCATAGCGATGACCCTCGATTGTTCGAGCACTTCTTTTTCTTTCTCTTCTTGAGGATCGAGTTTCATGAGGCCTCCTGCGAATGTTACCTCAGCCGCGTAAGCGCGCGCACGATGTCATCGGAACCTACGGCGGTTTCCTTGTCCTTTCCTCTGATAATCACGCACGTGGGGGTCGAGCCGACCTGGTCTTCCCTCAAGTAGCCTTGAAGAATTTCGCCTGTGGCTTTGACATCAAAGGGCTTGAATTTGAATCCCTTTCGCTGAAGAAACGCCCCCAGGTCCTGCTCTTCATAGATAGAGTCCTTCGCTGCTTCGAAGAGCGCATCCCGCGCCTTGAGCGCGTGACCGATCTCCTTCTTTTCGTTCAAGATATAGAAGAAATACTTGGCATAGAGGGCTGAATATTTGTGGAAAGGGGCATCGATGAAGGTCACTGTTATGATATGGCGTCTGACCAGGTCACCTACAAGATACTCGATCTTTGGCTCCATATTGCTGCAGGGGCCGCAGAAATAGTCCGCATAAAGCTTTACCTCAGTCTTACCGTTGCCGAAGGTGAGCAAAAACATGTCCTGGGCAGCGACTCTACCCGCCATGAGACTGAAAAAAGCAAGCGAGAGAGCACAGCCTAAAGAGAGAATCCACCATCGGGGCTTGCCTGTTTTCATGCTTATTACATTAATGCAAAATGGCTTTCTTTGTAAAGAGAATATTCCGGAACGCCCGTCTAAGAAGCCTTTTCGCATTGACATAAATGAGGCTCGTCGATTATATTGTGGATATGATGAGTGACAGGGACGCCTTCGGCCATGACCCCCAAGTCCAATACATGCGTCGCGTTTTTGCGCGCATGGAGATAGCGCAGAAGACGCTCCTCGCGAGAATTGGCGTAGAACCTTTAGACGAAAGGTTACGCAACTTACGCGAGGTGACCCTCGGGCTTTTTGAAAAAACGTGGATCACGGCCATGCGCAAAGGTATCATCGAGAACGAAGAGGATGCCGCCCTGCTCTATCTCCACTGTCTTCATCACACGCTCTTAACGAGTGGCATAGAGGCGCCCTCCGATGCCATACCTGACAACAGGAAGATGCAGCTTTTCGTAAAACAGGTGCTCTCATGATCCGGCTCAGATTGTTCGGCCGGTGCAGAATCTACCATGATCCCGTAACACCGGTGATGCGCGCACCCGCTCAAGTCGGCTGGGATGCGTGGTTCCGCTCCATCGACCTGGTGACACCACAGAAATTTAAAGGGGAAGAGCTTTTGAAGCGGACGCGCGGCTGGTGGACCACAGAGCCCGCGGAGGTGGCAGAGGTCGTAAAGCGGTACGGCCGTCTTGTGGTCGGGGACGGCGGCGAGCTCATGGTTGAGTTTGAATCCCAGGAAGCGGCGGATAACCTGGCACAGGCGCTTAAGCAAGCCTTCGGCGATCAGGTTCAACTCGCTCCCTGATTCTATTCATGCAAACGGGAAATCGAGGGATAAAAATGGGGTGAGCTTTAAGCTCACCCCATTGACATTTCAGCTGGAAGGCCGCATCCGGCGCTAGTGTTTCAATGAGTGGTCAGGCTGATTTTGATCGCTTCGTCCATCTTTTCGATAAACATAAACTCCATGTTCTCCTTGATACTTTCAGGCACTTCCTCGAGGTCCTTCTCGTTGAGCTTGGGCAGGATAATATTCTTGATGCCCGCCCGTTTCGCAGCGAGAACCTTCTGTTTGATGCCGCCCACGGGCAGCACAAGTCCCCGAAGCGTTATCTCGCCTGTCATGGCAATATCGTTGCGCACCGGCTTATCGGTGATAAGGGACACGAGTGAGACGAGCATGGTGACGCCCGCCGAAGGTCCGTCTTTGGGAATTGCCCCCTGCGGCACATGCACGTGAAGGTCGTTCTTCTCGAAGAAGTCCTCGGGGATATCGTAGTCGCCCGCTTTGCTCCGGATATAGCTCAAGGCCGCCTGCGCGGACTCTTTCATCACATC from Syntrophorhabdaceae bacterium encodes the following:
- a CDS encoding CoA-binding protein; protein product: MKLDPQEEKEKEVLEQSRVIAMVGLSPDTEKASNRVANYLLAHGYSVIPVNPGYEEILGRKSYKTLSEIPEKVDVVDIFMRSEKVLPYVEQAVKLKPRAIWLQLGIINDEAKRLAEDAGITFFMNVCMKQEHEKIFGSNK
- a CDS encoding thioredoxin domain-containing protein, with the protein product MKTGKPRWWILSLGCALSLAFFSLMAGRVAAQDMFLLTFGNGKTEVKLYADYFCGPCSNMEPKIEYLVGDLVRRHIITVTFIDAPFHKYSALYAKYFFYILNEKKEIGHALKARDALFEAAKDSIYEEQDLGAFLQRKGFKFKPFDVKATGEILQGYLREDQVGSTPTCVIIRGKDKETAVGSDDIVRALTRLR